The segment gaaaatacaaagagaaaacaacagtagAGGACTGAGTGACATGTCATTAAGAGTACTCAAGTTGCCACAGTTGTTTAATAACAAAAAGActcttttaaaaagatatggaagaaaaactgagacAACAATGAATATCTCCTGATAATGTTAATATAACACCACGTGAACAGGAACAGGCCAAGATTTTATCTATGCAGATCATCCTGCCTGGCTCATGGTCACCGGGAGTTAGTGCTTATATTGAGAACTGGTAGATCCTGGGCACATTTGAAAGTAACAGACTGTAAGAATTACAAGGTTTTAAATGTGAGTGGGGAAGAATAATCCTATAGGAAAGTCTAAAGGATGTAAATTAGtacattaaaattaaagaaggGGAAATCGATCTAAGCTGTATAATAATGTCCTGTGACAGATTTTGGAgtgaaaattctttttaattaaagtgctggaaggggaaaagattTATGTGATATATTTTCTAGATTGGGAGTAGAATTTAGAAACTGCTGAATTGGAAACTACATATTTTGGTGTTTGCCAtgatttaaacattaaaaatgtggcTATTTATAGGGTTCTGAAAAGTTTTAAAGGAAGTGATATTTGTGATTCAAATTTATTGAGCCTTTGATTCATTTTAAGCTTAATTTGGAATGAGAAAAATAGTCTCGCatcttaaaaatgtttgttccTTTTGATTTCATAACAGTTATGTAACGTTTTTTCCTAGTGAACTGTACCCTATTTCCCTCTTTTGTATTCTTATCTGTTTTTGTGGTGTGGTTTGCTATTCACTCAGCTCCTCACTCTGATCTTCTGTTGTGTTTCCATGACCAGTGTCCTGTATCATGTACTCTTTGGTATCacatttcattcattaaaatgacatttcacaTCTTCTGCTTCACTGCACTGTTGAGTAGTTGCCACTTATTTTCATCACCTTCGCTGCTTTCATTCATGGCAAATGAAATAATCAATCAAAGCAAAAATCCTGTTCTAGATAACTACAAGCCTTGCATGTAGAATCTGAATGCATCGATCGTCACTTGTAAAAGCAAGGTTTTTTGGTGACACTTTGGCAGTTTTATAATGCTTGAGAGAAAATCAGACTTTTATACCCATAGGACATGCTATTTTGAGGCAAATTCTCAGCCACAGGAATGGGGGAGTCTGAGGCACTTTTCTTGGAGTAAAAGTCAgttcttttgcatttctggaGTCACAGTTAGAGAAGTATAAAATTCATCAGACTAGACCTGCTTGAATGAGAAACTGAAGTCAGGTGCtctaaaaacaatgttttagATGTTGTCTTTCATCATCTTCTGTCCTGCAGAATGTAAGATATTTGAAGCACTGCAGAAGTCAGGTCCATTCCACTTGGACCAAAGTACAAGTCCTTCTGAACGAGACATTATTGATTCGCTGTCCaactgtttctatttttaaccAGAGCTAGGTTCCTAAATCTTCAGTGACTTTTGAATTCATGCTTCAGAATTTGTCTGGTGCTACAACAGCCATTCTAAAGCCACAGGGAACCACGGTGAGGGAAGAACACGGTTTGGAGAGAACATGTACAGAAATCCAAGTAGTCAGTCTTAAATATCTCTGACTATATATTCCTGTAATCAGCTCCATTACAGGATTTCTGAATGACTTGCTCTCAATGTGAAAACTGAAAGTAGGCACAGAATTAAAGCACTCCATACCGGaaattgaaatgctttgtaCCTTCCTAGCCTCCTATCTCTGGCCTTTGTAGCAGTctgaagaaatcaaagcagaatgTACCAAAATAAAGAGAATCCTTTAGTATAATCTTTCAAAATTTCTTGgatagagagaaaaaacaataacaacaacaaaaaaaacccagttaACTGTTGTTAAAATGGTAAATCCAAGAAAaattacttgatttttttagttttttctcttgtgttcaTAGAAAATATGCAAACTTATTCAGTTTTTCTGATTTAAAGGAGTTTGTAAAATTATCAGTGCATTAAACTAGCTGTTTTGATCCCTTCAGTTGAAACTCATTGCAGGGTTACGTATTGTTCTTTAACTgaattaattacagaaaaaaatgttaaggGGTTATAGGCTATTTTGTAAGAAACACACTGTATTAATTGGCTGAACAGTCTGGTTTTAATTTGCTTATTAGTccacacaaacaggaaaaaaaaagaatcaagtgAAGCatagaaacaaactgaaacaaacttTGAAACTGCAGTAGAAGAATAGATAGCATAGCAGAGCACTAAATAATCAGATCTGTAATACCTAAAGGAAACTAAGTTTTGTATGATTACCCAAATAGTAACTTAATGTCAGGTGATGAAGCATATTATAGAAAGGATCGGTTTGATACTATATTCCTTTTCATAAATatcaggatttatttttccatgccTTATATATATTGAAGATGAGATATAAGTTAATTTTCACCTCAGATCCTTGTATTCATTGGCCAAATTAATGAATGTCTTCCTTAGACTGCCTATGTTTTATGAACCTGAATGAGTCAAAGTTGAGTGTTTTGAAGGGGAGGTAGCAGATTTTCTGGATCTTCATGTTCATATTTAGTCAGATTCAGCTGTAAAAATAGTTGATCTTTGGTGCTCTATATGTTTTTTCCCTATAGATTTCTGTGGCTTTATTTGTGGTACAACCTGCCCCCAGCTGTGGGGGATCATAAAAGGGCAAGGTGCATAATAGCTTTCTTACAGAAATAAGCCTGACTTCAATCTGTTGCGGCTTACCTGTGTGATATTATTAGCTGCCATTGTTCTCAGCAGTGGTGCAGGTCTCTGAGGAATTGTAGGACCTTAATGCGTATTCTTCCAAATAGCACAGAAAGTACTTGCATGCATGAACAGTGGTCACATTCTTATATTACCCATGAAGAATATGAATAACAGTATGTGAAACAGTGGGAATTATTGATGTCAAATGAATTGAAACTATGTCTTCATGAATTAAGACACTTACATAAAAGTGAGCAGTTTTATTGTCTCGATTCATAATAACTTACCAAGTGGTTATTTTCAGAGAATtggcagaaaacagatttttttctttttttttttttttttttttttaaatatataatggATGATAACATAATTTTAGCTTTATAGGTACTAGATTTTTAGATTTCCACAGTGATTTTACTGACTCGCTACTGCATATTGCACTAAGATCCTTCCCTGCACTCCTGCCTGTCAGAGTCAATATTTCAAGTACAGGATACATGTTTAATGGATATGAATTATAAGAATGATTTTGCATTTATTGCTGTATTCTACCTCTtaccaggcagcagcactgaagccATGAAGGAAAACCACAGgattttcccttccctctttctgtttttctttcctctttttttctttccctcctgtgACTGCCCAAGTTGTGCACTCCTTAGTGGTGGAAtgatgagaaacagaaaactgtggAGGGAACACAAAAGCTACAGGTAGAACTATGGCTTTTCAGAGCCAAGATTGAAACTGCTATAGGCCGCAGTAAATCAAACGTTCCTTAAATCTTAGAAAAGCATCTATGTTTGAAATATGTGTGAAAAAGGACAGTTGTGGAAAATAACAGTTCTAAAGACCTGAAGAGTTGTGCCAACTACATACATAATAGAGGAGGAGGTTAAGTCACAACTTTCACACAGTTTTCAAGTTTCTTTAAAGTATGCAGAGCCTTTTGCAGTGAAGTTAAAGCTATTGACaactggtttgttttccttgtttacCTTCCAAGGCCAATGAGAAGCGGTCCTTTCAATTCCAGGGGCCAAAGGCTGAGAACCACTGCTCTGCGGTTTAGACAAACTCTTTTGGATAGCAGTGTAAGTAGGAGcttttttcattaacatttacTGGGCTGATACCACCCATATTCTGTTGTCCATGGCATGTTTTAACAAAGGATAAAGAACCCAACAAAATATCTCCACTGGTGTCTTTTATTAAGTAATGCAAAATACAGTATTAATTATGACACTGCATGCATTTTAGACAATATAAATGCAAGCCTACGGAAAATGTGACAAAGAAACCCTCAATTACTTTTGAGGTAGTGTATACaaggaaaaataggaaagcagaaacacagtggattaaaagaacaaaatattggTATCACTTTGTGCATACATTAGTCACtcataaatacatttgtatgaaataatttaagatacaattccattcttttttaaaaatatactttttcaaATTCACCCttcttttaagttttgttttctttaaatgaagaGTATGGTATTTTATCAggtggatttatttattttttttcactgccatCATCATGATTTTACCCTTTTCCTCCAAGAGTTTAGGCACAGATGGCCTCgtgcacaaaaataaataagaaacctgcttaaagggaaaagaattcTGCTCAAATATCTTAGGATAGTCTAATAAATAccattttgtttataaaaatatttcaggtttataaaagaggggaggggaCGGTCTCCCACATGGAAAGGATGTTAAGTGAAAAGTGCTGTATAACGTTTTTGGAGagatttcatttcaaacatATAGTACcattatgaatatatattttgtacTCCGTTTCTGAGAACCTTATGTTCACAAGAAGTATCAAACAcggtttgctttcttttgctcgTGGTCTTATTGCAGTTCTGGAAGATGCCTAATTCAGAAGGGTTCCGTATAGTTGTGCTTTTGTAAGGCTGTCCTTCCGACTCAAACCAGTACTCCCAGTCCGctgaaactgctgctgtttgctgtgaatACCCGAATGGCTTCCTTGCTCCATGGAAGACTGGTGGATTTCTGAAGCCTCTATTGAACTGTGATTGAGGgactctgcagagctgttggggCTCACGTCCACATATTCTCTTTTCAACACTGGGCTATTTTCGATGTTTTTGCTACTGCATAACTGGACAGTgatcctttcatttttttggtCTCttgattcttttgttttgtaagcGGGCAAGTTGTCCTGTTTACAGCTAGTGCTGATGTCAATGTTCAGGCCACTGTCTGCTCTCAGGAAGCAAGAATCCACAAGTCTGCTTTGGCAGATATCATCTCCCTCTGAGCAGCTATCCGCTTTGTAACTAGCATATATGGGACTTGTTCTACTGTCTCCCGTTTTAATAGGGCTGCTGTAATACTGCTCTGAAAAGCTGCAGGGTGACAGCCTGCCAGTGTTCCTATATGAGTATGCGCCAATGTCCTCCACACTCAACTGCCTCCATCGCCCCGGTAAGTCTTCTTCTGAAAGGTTGGTGCTCCTACACTCATTCCTCATTTTCTGATTTGCTAAAGCCTGTTGTGGTGTTATGgctgagaaatgaaaaggttCATTTGCATAAGGAGGCAGAGTCCGAGTAAAAGTGGGGGAGTTCTCATTATCATCAGCAAGCTCCATGTGCTGTGCAGGTTTTGACTTGGCAAACCTTGGGCTTCCCTGATGCTCATAACCCGCTGGTGACTTTCTTTCAAACAGTTCATCTCGGTTGCTCATGTAGATCGCTTGCTGGGAGGCTGTCATAGTGTTGGCTTGGGCATTCTCCTTCTCTTCAGATGTGACGCTGAAGCTGGAATAGGAGCTGGAGGTCGGCAAAGAGGTGATGTACTCTGGAAAGGCTTCGTGAGAGAAGCTGGAATGGAAACCATCTTCTTCAACAGTACTGTCTGTGGAGTTCTGGGACCGGAGGAACCCCACATCTTTCACTTGCGTGTCCACACTTggtctcctctccctccttctctcctcagGGCAGTACAGGGCGGTGTCACTGCAGTAGATGTCTGACTTGTATTGAGGCCTCTGCCCAAGTTTTCCAGCAGGGTCCTGAAAATTGAGATCCCTTGTTGAGGGGCTTGACAAGTGTGAAGACAAGCTGTTTGGATCTGGTTTCTCCAGTACTTTGGCGATGACACAGGTGGGTATGGTATCAGCGTAAGATGTGTGGCACAAGGGGACAGAAAGGCTGCACCCATGTTTTTCCAGATGGATGCTGACTCTTTCCTGAAAGTCAGATGGCAACTGTAACATAGAGAGGTAGCAGAGGGGACAGGAGAAAAGGGTGCATATCAGTACTGGTATCTGCTTGGTTTTATGCAACACTGACATATGAGTGCAGTTTATGATATTATGTAGCTCACCGGATACTGTTCTTTGACTAATGTGAAGGCCACAGTCtctgtgcatttctgaaaacaaatgtaatcaaatgaatttaatttatttacttagcATTTAGAAGTGTTTATCTGCTTCTCTTATGAAACTTAAATGATTCCTTCCAAATTAATTTCAGTTGGATCAAAACAATCTAAAAAACAGTAAACAACCACCTTAAAAAGGCATGTGGGGAAACAGAGCCTACAGCAGCACTTTCCAGACAGTCTGTTAACGTGTGTGCTTTGAACATGGGATATGGAAGTCTCTGCTGGGATGaggcaagaaaaggaagagattagTTGTATTGTGTTCTTATGGCCTTCTTTGAGCAACTATTGCCTCCAGCCCACTGCCAAATTGTCTCCTGCTCTTTGGTGTCACATTTGATAAGTGATGATAtttgaagagatggaaaagttGGTTTCACTGACACTTAAAGCAATGGTACTGGTTGCTATGACAAGAGTGtttctgtgctgggaaaagaagcaaatgagCAGCTACCTTATCCCAGCAATCAGACCATAACTTGTCAGATTGACAAACCTTATAAGTGTCCTCTGCCGGCAGCTGCTGTTGGCTTCTTTTTGGGTCTCTTACTACACCAGCTGAAATAAGAGCTATCACCATTGTGACTCCTATGGCAGACTACTCAAAATTAGTCAATAAATCTGTTGTGCACCAAAGACTGACTGtttctggagaaaaatgagagaCACCACTTTGTATGATGCAACTCAAAAAACAGTAGGTAAATCCTACACAGGTATAACCAAGCATTGTACCGACTAtacatttacttcttttttgGCCTTGCACGTTTCAAATCTCTACCACTGATCCTGCATAATGAATGCTCCACAACAGCTGACTCAGCTCTTCTTGCTGAAAATCCAAGGAGCTCCTGTTTGGGCTAAATCTGTAACTGGGTTTGTGACTTTGGGTTAGCTACTTTGATATCTATATTGGTTTATGCCACTTAAGAAAATAGCCCCTGAATTCTTGGTGGGAACCCTCTCAGCTTAGgtcttttttttaagtggaaatCAAGTTTCTCCTTACCAAATGGCCAGTGGTTACACTTTAAGCCACAACTTTCACACACACTCCTTAACTTTGTTTCTCTAGGGGAGATAGCCCTAAAAATATTGAGGTAGTCCCACTCAGCACCCCTCTTTATGCAAGAAAAATTCAAGTTGTGTACTGCTTCCAGTGATATCATATTGTATAAGGTATGGTGTTTCTATTTTAACTTCTCTGTGAAGTGCTTGAAGATATTTTAATGCCCAAAATTTAGTAGTATGGTATATTGTGAAATGACATCCTTGTTATTGTGGAGTAGGATGAGTGTTTTTTTCTATGGTATTTTGGATTAATCATTATGTTGGTAATTAGCTCATATATCTTCCACTGGAAATAAAGCATATAAGATTGCCAGTCTGCTGGCAGACAAAAATATTAGTCATAATAAGTACAGATGCAACAAAGATTGAATAAACAGTAAGTAAATAAGGCTGCTGTAAATAGCCATGAAAgtgcaaaaaagaaatacagttcaTTTAATGTGAAATTCAGTATTGGGCAACTAATACTTGGTTTCCTTTAACACTACTGTTTTGCATACATCATTTATACTCcaaaatgtattaaaagaaataatatttttcttattgtaCTGGATGCTGGAATTAAGCAAATGATATTGCTGTCATTAATATATTGTTCAGTAGTTCAGGTTTCTTGGTAATATGCAATAATTTTTTCCGGCAATATTTGTGCTTGTGAGGAATTTATTGACTGTGACAATATTTTTACTCTCAGTACATTGATCAATACTCTGAGTTGAGAGTGAAGATTGCCCATTTAATTAAGTGTATAACAGTCTGTGAAACTGTGGGGAGATTCCAGTTTGTGATGCCTCTCTGCGAGAGAGCTTCTAAATACCTTTATGATTCTTACTAATAGGTAGGAGGATTTTGGCATGAGTAATGTAGTGATGACTCCTAGATATTAAATGGTAAGTGAAGTCAGCCACTAGGAAAAATAATGGCATCAGAATATTGGCAAATTTGAAGGTTTTGCTTCAGATCCAGGACATTGTTGCCCATGTGATGGAAGAATGTTGATCAGTCCTTGTCAGATTTGTTTAGTGCTTTTATTAAGTTTAGTGGCTTTGAAATGATGTTTGGTTTTGCATTATTCTGTCACAGAATTGCACAAAAGAGGCCATTGTTGGGGATGAGTAACCTGATGAGGCTAATCAAGGGAAAATTTTTCTCAGTGACCTTCAGCAAACCAATATATATGAGGGAGGTGCTATTGCTTTGAGTAGGCTTCTGCATTTCCAAAGACTGCCTTGTTGGTTGCACATTTGCCTCCCATCCAAGGATTCTGTTCCTCATGTTCCTTTCTTTGGAAGTCAAGAATATTAATTAAAGTTTATACCTCGGAATTCAATTAACCAGCGCTACGGttgctttagaaaaatatttgccagTCTGTTTCAAGATTCAGAGTTAGAATTAACTGGATTGGAAAATAACTTCAGGAAGAAGACTGATTGAATTCTATCATGTCCCCACTCCTCTCCACAAACCCCAATATTTTGCAGCCTAGACTTCTCACCACTTTAGTTTCATGATAACTTTTACTACGTAACATGTTCAGCAGAGACACATTCTGTTGGATTGCAGAGAGTATCTTCAAGTTCCATTACTGCCTGTGATTTTGTCAGCACCTCCCCAGATATACAGAATAGCAGCAGGTGCACAAAACCCCCAGGGCTGCTTAAAgggtgaataaataaataaataaataaatcaaagcctAAGGGGCAAACAAATTCTGGAAGTGATAAAACAACCAGCTTTCCatgcaatatttatttcttcaaatattcATCAGGTTTAGTCACATTACCTCAGAAAGTTTATGTGCCCTGTCGTAATTCTTGCTGCACTGGAGCAATTGAGCAGCTAAATTGCAGTCCTTCCTATAGAGTTcctggagggggaaaaaaagagaaaagaaaaaaaggggaaaaaaaagcctgtttctTCAAGTTTGCAAACTTGTGGCTTTCACCCATGCCCGAGAAATGTTTCAGAGTTTGACTTTGGGGCAGGTTGGAGCATACTTCAACTTTTAAACTCATTAAGATTCTGTATTTCTTGTGTGATGCTGAGAAGTTTGTCCCTTTGCTCTGTGAGGGTTCATAAAATTACCAAAAATTAAACACTGAAGCTATGGAGCAGTAATCTGCATTTCAGACAATGAACACTTACCGCTAGGAACTTGGCTTTATACTGTTAACATGCATGGAACTATGAGGGTGAAagtaaatattatattttaagttaaaagaaaattgaagagCAGATGATTTTTACTGACTGTTATCCAGATCAGCACTGAGATGCTACTttagaaaaactgcagaaaaaatctTATGATTCTGTACAGAGATGTGCCCTCAGctcatatttcttcttaatttagTTTAAGGCATATGATTGTAACTGCATCCTTCAACCGGTATCTTTGGGTCCTTGTGGGTAAGAGTTacatgctgcttctgctcaAGGTGACATTAAAAACTAAGCTGACTTCCAAATTGACTTCATGTGTGGCAATtagacaaagaaaacattgatCACTTTGGCCACAAGGTTGTATTAACCTgtgaaaataagaacagatttatcaggaaaaaatgatgaataTTGAATTTCTTTGAGTTTCTTCTGTTGTTGCAGAGTTTTACCATTCCACTTGTTCCTGTAAAAAATGATATGTTTTCTGCTAAAAGGAAAAGTGGAATTTCCCTCTACTTAAAGTTATTCTGtaataataaagagaaagatGTTGCTGAGAGTCCATGAGGCATGTGGCCAGTAAAAGTATTTTCCTGTGATCATTAGTTGATTtataactttgtttttaaggGTCCTTAGATATTtccatgtatgtatgtatctgtgtgtgtctgtgtctaCATGAGCTTTACACATggtgttttctcctttaaatttaCACAGGAAGTAGATTTCATTTATGTAAGTCTTACATTTCATGTCACTACACACAATCTTTATTCCtgaaaacagatgcaaacaCTAGGAATCCAAGAATTAAATTTGGAAGCAAAATCTGTTACATACGTGCTTGGTTCTGGTGTGCTACATGCACATTAAACACATACAGTTTTGCTGTAAAATGTATAGCATATACAAGTTCTGCAGTTCCCTTATGGCACGTAAAAATGAAGTCAATCCAGAACTGAatcctttctttaaaagcactgaGGCTCCGTTTCTGTGAAGTGGTTGCCATGGAGAgagcaaaaagcttttcttattctatttttaGCTACTTTAAAAATTACTACAAAAAATTTCTTACTAGTTGGATGTGCCACATGTGTTTTGTGCTCAATATGCAGTGACATTCTGTATGGCTGGAGTAACTTTATGTCTGTTTACCTAGGTGGTGATGAGCCACATCAATGGCATCTACAACACTAatcaaaaactaaaaaaaaactaaaaaaaaactaaacaaaaaactAAAGTTGCAAAATGGCAGGAACATCAAATATGGATTTTAACTATATAGGTGGCAGTTACATTTAATGTAAGCAATAAGAAATTCATATAATTGCATAGGAAGCACATAGCCTAATTTATTAGTAAGCATAGTCTCAAGACATATTCATAATTAAATACTTACATTGTCTTCTGACAACTTATCTATTGTCACCTTGGCTTCTATTAAGTGATTATTAAGTGCAATTATTTCATGGCTCAAAGCCcgcttttcttcttcataatgTTGACCCTGCGTAGAAAATGGAGTAGTCAGTATTTTTTCTactgtcaaaatatttcaagtactCAAAGCTTGATCTCATTCTCAAACTTAAGGAAAAACACAATGGATCCATATATTTATGTTTCtacttttttgctttcttcaatCAGCAGATGAGGCAATGTATGCTGAAAACAGGGTGCTCAAATTAAACTCACACTAAGCACCACCATGGAATGCTTTAACTAGCCAGTGAAAAAGGATTCAATTGAGGTTAAGCTGTTCATTGTTCACTATACTTCAGAGTTTCTTGCCTAGAAGAGGCTTGAGCTGCTCATGGCTTTTGCTACAAGAATGTTGCTTAAGTTATCCCGTTAACTTCCATACTCAATGACATGGAAGAagaacagtatttaaaaagtaGCTGTAACTGAgacattctctttttttccgTTGACTATGTGGGCTGTTTTAGAAGTCCTGTCTTGCCATTTCTCAAGATGAACGTTTAGCTTGTATGCTAGCAGAAGGTGATCCACTGTGGGATAATAAGAAAAGAGCAGCCTTTTTGCTGCTCACCAATTTAACCTTCTTACCAGTAGAATGTACCTTTTCACtataaaagcaaagaatttaGCAGAAAATTGAAGCGCCAGTGGCCCTCCCCCTCTGTCCCATTTTTGTATTGCTGTGTTTATTATACCACCTTGTacataaaaagtattttatatatgtattttatacataaaatataaaaatatgttgtAATGATCATTTATAACACTGCTATTAGATTtacattactttaaaaatgtatggTAGCTTCTGCGTGTTCTGTCTGGGATCAAGGCAACTGccttgtgctctgtgctgtacaAAACCACAATAAAAAGGTTTGCCAGTTTTCTATAGGATTATTTTAGAAAGGAGTATTACAATAAGATCAGAAATTAGGGTAATCTTCAATGTATATCCATTTTGTTTTGGGAAATTACTCCAGTGACAAGTTCACAATCACACTTTCCATTCTCAGATCATTGGAGTAACTTGTGAAAGATTTTATCCAGCAGGCTGATCACATTAGCTACTCAGACTTCTAAAATGCCATGTTGCCAGGGTCACATGAAAGTCTTTTATCAGCGCATGCTCTGTATTGTCAGGTAGTTGACAGCAACCGGAGTTCGTGCCTTGAAGCCACAAAATGAATATCAAAGTTAATTATCTAGATGCAAAGCACCAACATACATTAAAGAAGAGTGATTAAATTAGAAGTGGCAACGCATCCTAAGCTGCTGCTTAAAGAAAAACGTGTTCTAAAATGGTCTAAGTGAGCCCATAGCTTGTTTTAAATAGTGGAGATATGACTGATATGCTATTGTGAAGGTCAGGCCTAACCTATTCTAATATCATCTTTAATGTCACCCTATTttaatgcttctattttttaGGGACGGTCTGCTCCTGCTCCTGGAGGTTGATTCAGCCTCAAACCTCTCCTTCtgtcca is part of the Coturnix japonica isolate 7356 chromosome 5, Coturnix japonica 2.1, whole genome shotgun sequence genome and harbors:
- the BEGAIN gene encoding brain-enriched guanylate kinase-associated protein isoform X2, whose translation is MPTAQRASAAEMEKIRVRNSWVPTCLWQPRILQGRLAKSSPTLWDSTLQEQKGELRKRLSYTTHKLEMLETEFDSTRQYLEIELRRAQEELEKVTEKLRRIQNNYLALQRINQDLEDKLYRMGQHYEEEKRALSHEIIALNNHLIEAKVTIDKLSEDNELYRKDCNLAAQLLQCSKNYDRAHKLSEKCTETVAFTLVKEQYPLPSDFQERVSIHLEKHGCSLSVPLCHTSYADTIPTCVIAKVLEKPDPNSLSSHLSSPSTRDLNFQDPAGKLGQRPQYKSDIYCSDTALYCPEERRRERRPSVDTQVKDVGFLRSQNSTDSTVEEDGFHSSFSHEAFPEYITSLPTSSSYSSFSVTSEEKENAQANTMTASQQAIYMSNRDELFERKSPAGYEHQGSPRFAKSKPAQHMELADDNENSPTFTRTLPPYANEPFHFSAITPQQALANQKMRNECRSTNLSEEDLPGRWRQLSVEDIGAYSYRNTGRLSPCSFSEQYYSSPIKTGDSRTSPIYASYKADSCSEGDDICQSRLVDSCFLRADSGLNIDISTSCKQDNLPAYKTKESRDQKNERITVQLCSSKNIENSPVLKREYVDVSPNSSAESLNHSSIEASEIHQSSMEQGSHSGIHSKQQQFQRTGSTGLSRKDSLTKAQLYGTLLN